From bacterium, the proteins below share one genomic window:
- the infA gene encoding translation initiation factor IF-1, which produces MAKEEGITVEGTVVEALPNAMFRVELENKHVVLAHVSGKMRMHFIRILPGDKVTVELSPYDLTRGRITYRYK; this is translated from the coding sequence ATGGCCAAGGAAGAGGGAATCACAGTCGAGGGTACCGTCGTCGAGGCGTTGCCGAACGCGATGTTCAGGGTGGAGCTGGAGAACAAGCACGTCGTGCTGGCTCACGTGTCCGGGAAGATGCGCATGCACTTCATCCGCATCCTGCCCGGCGACAAGGTGACCGTCGAGCTTTCGCCCTACGACCTGACGCGCGGTCGGATCACGTACCGGTACAAGTAG